Genomic window (Corticium candelabrum chromosome 3, ooCorCand1.1, whole genome shotgun sequence):
TAGTGAAAAACTTGGCACTGTGAAGTTTGTCAGCAACTTTCTCTAAAACTTTCAATGCCATTAGCTTCAGCAGCTCGTTTTGTATTTCAGGAGATGTGTACTTGTCAGTCTTTCTAGTCAGCCACGTAGAAAGACTTTCACTATCAACTGCACGAAGTCTTAGAAGCTGGGAAAAATTGGAATCATCTTCATTGCCATCACCTCGCAAGGCCAAGCCTTGACGTGAAAGAAAACGTATATTCTGTATGATTTTTAATAAACAAACTCGCCGTTCTTCTTTCTCCACGGCATGCTGTGATGACAAACTTTCACCCACATCGGGTATTGTCTTGCCAGCAGACAGTATCTTTAGTGCTGCATCTTCATGACAGGTAGACTGCTCATGTTTGGCAAAGTTAACTGTGGCGTCTTTCCAATTAGTATAACCATGAGATATAAAAGACCACTCCAAGTTGGGTGCCACAAGCTTCTTTTCCTTGTACGCCTTTACGCACGTATGACAGTATACTTTGTCCTCACCTTCCACGTAGTGAAGCCACTGCCACCTGAAACCGTTAGCTAATCAGTTATTACTGACAAAAgttgaaagaaagaaaggCGTGGTACACTACACTATacagcttaattaacttaacaatATGTTTCTCAACTAGTTACCTCAAAAACCATGCCGGCTGAAATGGCCTGTACACGACGCTTTTCTTCCCAAATTGGCGCTTTGGAAACTGAATGGCAGTAGGCTGGTGAGGTGACTCACTTAAAGAAGGCGTTGATCTTGTATCGTTTTTCTTTCCAATAACAGGACATTGGCGGAGAAAGAAAGAAGCCGGATGAGGAGCTTTCGCCATTGTcaataacgcgcgttatctGAGGCCAAGAAGagggtagcctcgtacccaggccctctgtatgtctacctgtgtgtgtgtgtgtgtgtgtgtgtgtgtgtgtgtgtgtgtgtgtgtgtgtgtgtgtgtgtgcgtgtacgtgtgtgtgaatgtctgtcagtctggtttcaaattgaatgcctccttatatgtgtttgtttttcctcttctctctctttcgctcgcgcagagaagggtctggctaggcgaggctacaaaaagtggtgcggccatggccgcaccagccgcaccggctcctacggccctgcAATTAACCTACACAATTTCTACAACATGATACCAAGTTAAAACTCTTGCAAGTATTGAGACTTACCATttaacatacagacaaacagacagacagacagacagacagacaaacaggaaaaCAAAAAATTCTTTGGCAAAATgcaataaacaacaattagCCATAAGCATGTCTACAAGTtaatgacaaacaagaaagtgaTTAAAGCACTGCCTACCTGGTTTCTCTCTGGAATGTGAATAATGCTGAGAACTGCATCTCTGTGGCCGACATTTGTTTGAACCAATTTATGCAAGACAAGATCAAACACCCTgcacaacaagacaacacatcacaccacatcaACGATCACCCTAGCACTCAGATATACAAACTTAATAACATCTTGTATCCCTGCCACAACACAACCATTCTTCGTATCAATACGCAATGCGGTCACTACACCACCGACTGCAAGCACAGCCTGACATGCCATTCCATCCGCATCCTGGCAacacaaattaaaatttgaataaAACATGTTGAGATGTCAACACTGTGTGTACACTTGTACTCACCCACAGCCGAATGGTCCCATCTTCTGAACCGCTCACCCAGCATTGCCTCACATCATTCCATTCCACCTGGGCAATAAAATCAATTTAATACACAATTTTATGTTAAAATGGAGGATGACAAATCGCACTTGTGTGACATCACTTTCGTGGCCTTGCAGAACAGCAGCCATTTTCATCTCACTTCCTGTCTCTGCAAACTTCCGAATGTAAACAAGTTTGTCAGTTGATGAGTATGCAAACTCATTTCTAAGAGAACAACAATGATAGAaaagagatggacaaacactaGGAGAAACGTAAACGACCTTTCTGGGCAATATGCCATGTCGGTTATAACACCATCAGAAGCAAGGTCGTCATCTTTGTCAGACTTTGATTTCTGGTAACAAACTTTGTCAACCAGTCTGTCCACACAGATACAATAACAAATGTTACTTACAAGACATTAGACAACATTGATGCATATCATAGTAGAAATCCAAACATCAATAaagttaaattaaaattttagttagcTTTTTGGGACAGACATTTGACacgaagtgtgtgtgtgtgtgtgtgtgtgtgtgtgtgtgtgtgtgtgtgtgtgtgtgtttgtgtgtgtgtgtgtgtgtgtgtaagtgtgtttgtgtgtgtgtgtgtgtgtgtgtgtgtgtgtgtgtgtgtgtgtgtgtgtgtgtgtggtgtgcgtgcgtgcatgtgtgagtgcatgGGTGCATgggtgcatgcgtgtgtgtgtgtgtgtgtgtgtgtgtgtgtgtgtgtgtgtgtgtctgtgtgtgtgtgtgtctgtgtgtgtgtgtgtctgtgtgtgtgtgtgtctgtgtgtgtgtgtgtgtgtgtgtgtgtgtgtgtgtgtgtgtgtgtgtgtgtgtgtgtgtgtgtgtgtgtgtgtgtgtgtgtgtgtgtgtgtgtgtgtgtgtgtgtgtgtgtgtgtgtgtgtgtagctacaAAAGATGATGACAAAAGTTAAACATGTATAGCTAAAGCTAATGGTTCCCATAGCAACACATTTAGATTCTAACCACCTACATCTAGTCTGCCACTATAATCAACTCTTACTGTATGCAAGACAGTCAAATGTCTTTTTGCCGGGAAGAGTGATAGTCGCTGCCGTTTGTTCATATTTCCAGATGACAAGCTGCCTCCTCCTTGTTGTTGCTAAAACAGAAGAGGCAAGTTGTGACTCTTTGTAATACACAGACAATCAAATGACCGTGGGTCTCACCGATAACCTCATTTGTTTCAGGAATATATCTCAGTGCCAACAGTGAACGCCTAGAGGCAGAACAAGTTACATAGCTaaagtgcgtgtgtgtgtgtgcatgcctg
Coding sequences:
- the LOC134177469 gene encoding uncharacterized protein LOC134177469 isoform X1: MAKAPHPASFFLRQCPVIGKKNDTRSTPSLSESPHQPTAIQFPKRQFGKKSVVYRPFQPAWFLSMSRLHGTRLYEFGMHICSAANIPAFASDVTIENNL
- the LOC134177469 gene encoding U5 small nuclear ribonucleoprotein 40 kDa protein-like isoform X2 codes for the protein MACQAVLAVGGVVTALRIDTKNGCVVAGIQDVIKVFDLVLHKLVQTNVGHRDAVLSIIHIPERNQYVSASWDKTLRIWNAYLQRGKHSSFCIGCHN